CGCCGCCCGGGCACAGGTAGGCGGCGTCGCGGTGCCCGTCGCCGGAGAATCCGCCCATGAAGGTGGCGGCCAGCAGCAGCACGCCGCCCACTGCGAGCGCCCCGCCCGAGGCCGCCTTTCCTGATGCCACTGCCGCCACCTCCCTTCGCGTGTGTTGTTGTGCCCGACCAGGAACACAAAATCGGTGGCTCTATTCGGTTATGTGCGGCGTGCCCTAGCCGCCGATGGCGTCGCGGAACTTCCCCGCCATCACGGCGGTCGCCGGTGTGCCATCGCCGCGCGGCGACCAGGTCGTGTACTTCTGGTGCACCTGCGAGCCGTAGAAGGTGGCCGCGGTGAAACCCGCGTCGACGAGCTGCGCGAGGTCGGCCGCCCCGTCGCTGGTGGCCGCGGCCGCCACCGACTGGCCCAGCCCGACCAGATCGGATGCGGCCGCCTGTTGGCCCATCTGCGCGGTGAGTGCCGTCGGCCCCGAGTGCAGCGCCGAGGCCGGGGTTTCCTGGCCGCCGGTGAACACTCCGAGCGCGATATGGGCGATGTTGAGCCCGATCGGCAGGAGTTGCCCCAGGGCAAGGGGGTTGCCGGTCTCGACGACCTGCCAGGCGACTTCTTGGAGTTGGCCGACTGCCTTGGCCAGGCCGATCACGTCGACGTTGTCGAGCAGCCGGCACACCAGCGCCACCGCCTGCGAGACCGGGTCCGGGATCAGCGCGAGTACCTGCGCCACCTGTTCGAGCGGCAGCTTGGATGCCGCTTCCACCAGGGGAGACAGGTTGTTGTTGATCCGGCCGGCGGTGGCGTGTGCCGCGGGGATATCCCCGGCAAGCAGTTGCCCACCGAGCAAGCCGAAGTCGCCTGCGACTCCGAGGTAGTCGACCGAGGTCACGTCCGCGACCATCTGCAATGCCTGGTCGAGCAGGGTGACCGGCTGCACGGTGCGTAGCGCCGTGCCCGCGGCGGTCAGCATGGAGGTGTCCATGCCGGCGATCCCGGACAGCCCCTCGGCAAGGGTGTCGGCCGCCGCCGACACCCCGCCGCCCGCGCCCGGCGTCGACCCGAGCACGTCGGCGATCTGGCCGGCCGTGGCCGCCAGCGAGGCCACGTCCACGTCGGCGAGGCCGGCGAGCAGATCGCCTGCCGCCGACAACGGGGTGCCGCCGTCGGCGGCGGCGATCTTGTCTTGCGCGGCCGGGTTCGTCGACAACCACGCCTGCGTCTGCCCTACCGGGGTCAGCGTGTCGGCGATCATCGCCGCCTGGGAGGCCACCGCCGAGCGGCGTGACCAGCCCACCGGCGCTTGCGGATTCTCGCCGAGCTGTTCGACGCGCGCCGGTAGCCGTTCTGCGGCGCGGACGGCGGCGGCCAGATGGGCGCCGCCGTAGTCGGCGCCGAGCTCCGCGGCCATGCCGGTGCCGCCGCCTGTCTGGGACATCACCCGCGCCGGCTGCGCTGGCGACGTCCTCGCGGAGGTGTCCCCCGCCTTGCCGCCAGCGGCGGGCCCGGTGTCGGGGGCCGGGTCGTTGCCGAGCACCCGGCCCAGCGACGACAGAAAGCTGTTCTTGGCAGCAGCGATGTTGCAGTACTTGTCGTCCGGGTGGCAGATGTCGAACACGTGGCCCGACAGGGCGCCGAAGCCGCGGGGGTTCGGCCCGGCGATGCCCTGCCCGGCAAGCGGCGGGCCGATGATCTTCGCGCCGTCGGTGCCGCGCCGCGGGTTGGCCAGCAGTCCGACCGCCTCGATCTGGGCGGCCGCGACCGGGCCGTCGCCGTGGCCGATGGCCACGGCGACATCATTGGCGATCTGCGCCCCCTGCGAATACCCGGCGAGGACGTACTGCGCGTCCGGGCAGCGACGCATCAGGTTCGTCACATCGGCGATGCCCTGGTCAACGGACTGTGAGTACAGCATCCCGTTGAACGCGGCCGCAGGATACGGCGGATACACCACCGCGATCGAGGCACCATAGGCGTCTTCCAACGCGGTTCCGACCTGCCCGAGCAGCCCGGCCGGCACGGCCGGGTCCGCATGCTCGGAGGTCTCCCCCGTCCCGGGCACCAGCACCGCCATGAACCCATCGCAGCCGCCGCTCGCGACGGCCGCCGTCGCCGTCGTCGCCGGAAGTGTCGCGGCCACCGCCGCCGACGCCACCGCCGCGGCGGCCGCCCTTACTGCTACCCGCTTCATGCCCCGCGCCCCCCTGTATTGGATATCTTCACCACGGCCCACGTGCCGTCCGGCGCCTTGCGCACCTGGAAGGTCTGCTCATAGTCGACGGTGTCCCCGCCCGGGCGGTGTTCGGTCACCGACACCGCGTACAGCGTCGGCGATACCTGCGACTCGGCCAGGCAGTACGTCGTGCCCGGCGGGATCGTGTCGATACCGGCTTGAATCGTCTCGGCAGGCCCCGCGGCCGGGGTGCCGTCGGCGATGAGCGCCCGCACCGCGGCCCCGTCGCGGGCCACGTAGTAGGCGTGCTCCAACGCCCGGATCACCCCGACCCCAGACCTGACATCGCCAGCGGGGGCGGCACACCCGGCCGCGGCCGGGTCCGCGCCCGCCCCGCCGCCAAGACCGGCCTGCCCAGCCGGGGACGACGCGGCAACGGCGCTGTCGCTATCGCCTGATCCGATGAAAGCGCCGACCGCGTACACGCACGCCACCACCGTCAGGGCGGCCACGACCACGGCCGTCAGCAACCGCCGAGGCGGGCGACGCCACGGCACACGCACCGTCCGGCGAGGACGCTCCGCGGCCGATTGCTCGACCCCGCGCCCTGGGCGGGGGGCGCCGAGGTCGTCGATGATCGGGCCCTGCGTCATGGTCATGCCTCCGGGAGAGCTGCCTGCACTGCTGCGGCCGCTGCGTCGACGGCGTCGCCGACCGCGGGCGGCGCTGCATCCACGGCCGCCGCCACGGGCTCGGGCACCTCCGACCGCCACTGCGGAGCCGCCACCGGCGTCTGCTCCGACTGCGGCGACACGTCCTGCGCCGCCGCAGGCGTGACCGGAGCCGAGGCCGGCGGGACTGTCTCTGCCTGTGCGGCATTCGCGGCGTCCGCGGTCGTCTGCTGTGGGGCCGGTGTGGGTGTGGGTGCGGGCTGCGGATCGCCGGTGACGGCCGCCGTCGCGGCGGCGGCAGCGTCGCCCACTGCCGTCGCGGCGGGGCCGGTGATGACCGCGGCCTCGGCGGCCGCGTGATCCGCGGCGGCAAGGATCGCCTCGCCGCCCGGCTGGCCGGCGATCGCCTCACGCGCCTGGGCAGTGGCGGTCGCCGCATCGCGCTGGGCCTGCTGTCCGGCGTTGACGGCGCCGCGCACCGCGTCCGCCGCCGCGGGGTTCTCCCGGTCGAGGGAGTAGATGGTCTCGTGTGCCTGCCGGTATGCGGCGTCGGCGTCCGGGCGGTCGATCTGCGGCAGCGCGAACTCGTCGACCGGGTCGACTTCGCCGGCGCCGAACGCGTTCGCCGCCAGCGCGGCGGCGCCGCCGCCGAGCGCGGCCCCGGCGGCCCCGCCGGCCGCGAGCCCCGCCGCGCCGCAGGCCGTTGCGGCCGCAGTGCCGCCGACGAGGGTGCCGGCGACCGGGCCGATCGGCGGGATCACCGGAGTACCCAGCCCGGCGCCGAGTGCCATGCCGGGGCCGACACACGCGGCGGCCGCGGGGACGGCGACCAGGGTGCCGCCGGCCAGGCCCCCGGCGACGGCGCCCGCGGCGCCCGCGGTCACTGTCGCCGCCGCCCGCTTGTCCGCCTCGGTACCCGATACGCCCTGGTCGCGCTGGTAGTCCGACACGGCCGACTCGACCCAGGAGGCGGTGTAATTGGTGCGCTCAGCGGCCTCGTCGGAGACGTACCAGGGGATATCCGACTGGTAGAAGCCGATCCGCAGCTTGCCCTCGGGCGGGCGGATCGGGCGGACAACACCCGCATCGGTGACCGCATCACCCTTGTCGGCGGCGGGTGCAGGCGTCGACTGCGCCCCAGCGTCGGCGTTCTCCGGGGCCGCCGTGTCGCCCGACGGAGCCACGGGGGTGTTGACGACCGGCTGCGTCTGCCCCGTCCCGCCGGCGTCGAGATAGTCCGGTGCGTCACGCATCGGAGCGTTCGCGATCGGGGCCGGGGCCGGCACCCACGTGTCGGCATCGCCGACAGTCTCGGGCTGCGGCGCCGGAGTGGGAGCAGGCGCAGGCTCCGGTGCGGGCGCGGGCGCCGCGGCTTCCTCACTGGTTCCACCAAGGCCCGGCTGGACTCCGGCCGTTTCGCTGTCACCGCCGCCGAGCCCAGGTTGAACGGTTGTTTCATCGGCGCCCACGTCGGCCGCGGGCACCCGGTAGATCGCGGGCTGAGCTGCTACAGCGCTGGTCGCAGACAGAACACTCGCACCTGTCAGGAACGTCGCAACTATCGCTGCTCGTGGTGCCGATGCAATCCGGTTGTGCCGTCCACTCATCGTCTCCCCTTCGTCGGCGGCCCCTCGCTGATGCATGACGCGGGAGGACTTCTGTTTCTTCATAATCACCTTTTGAGCACTACTGTATCCATAATAATCGCACTCGACTCCCCCGTCAAGTCTTCCACCCTTGTATAACTATCTAGAATAACGTCAGCAGAGTATCAGAACGCGGCCGGAACCGGAGACAATGACAATCACGAATGACCTGGACTGCCCCCGACTAGGAGAAACCGTGCCCCGCAGCGTTGTCCGCGGCTTCTCTGGCGCGCGACTGCGCCAGCGCCGCACCGAGCGCGGTTTCACGATCGACGACCTCGGCGACCTGGCAGGCGTCTCGCCCCCCGTCGTCTCAGGCTGGGAGACGGGAAGATACTCGCCCACCCCCCATCTCCTCGACCGTGTCGCCACGGCTCTGCACATCACCATCCAGGACCTGGTCGTGTTGCCTCCGGAGAAGGCCATGCTCAGCGACCTGCGGACGCAAGCCGGACTCACGCAAGCCGATGTCGCCAAGGCCCTGGGCATCTCGCCGAGCACCCTGGGGCGGATCGAGAAGGGCCGCAAAGACATCGATGACGAGCTGCCGGCCGCGCTCGCCGAGGTGTATGAGACGACTACTGACCTCGTCATACGCGCCTGGGAACTGACGGTTGCGACACGCGCGGCCCATCTGCGTACACTGTGATATAGCTTTATAGAATAAAATCTCGCCCGCGATGGCTTCGGCGTGTCGCCGCAAGTCCGCCCTCATCACGTGGTTCGCTAGCAGGCAGCACCATTCGGAACCAGGTTCCAGCCGCGAAGGAGGACCCCATGGCGATGCCGTCGAAAGGACAGAGGTCGTATATCCCGGTACGACTCCCGGTTCAGCTCCTCGAGGCCGTGGAACGCGCGCGCGCCAACGAGGGGGTCTCCTCGCGGAGTCAGTACGTCGCTGACGTACTCGCGGAGCATCTCGGTGCCCACGAGCTCGTCGAAGAGAGGGGGAAGCAGCCGCAGACGTTGATCGCCTGATGGACCCCAGATAAAAGAAGAACCCCAGCGCGCCAACGCCGGGGTCTTCCAAAAAGTTGAGAGAGCCGCAGCTACTCGGTCTCTCCATCCCCGAAGGGACTTACCTTGCCTGGTACGTCTCAGGGTAGCTCATACCCTGCAACAGTTTCAACGAACCCAGACGACGAACTCGACGTCGCTCTCGCCGCCGCGAAGAAGCGGGTAAAGCAGGCGGAAGCGTTAGCGGCGGACCAGCGTGGCAGCTCGTTCATGCTGCCTGTGGCCGAGAGCGCCTACACCACCGTCAACGCCTGGACCGGCCGCCACGACTGGCTCAATCAATGCCGGTGGGCCATCCGCACCCCCGACGGCGAGCGCCTGCGCAAGTACCACAAGGTCGCCCTGCCGACGTTCCTCGTCGCCATCGTCGCGATCGCGGCGTTCGCGGACTCGCGGACCGGAAGGGACGTGGCCGCCGCCGGCCGAACAATCGCCCGCCACGCAGGTGTCGGTAGCGCGAAAACCATCCAACGCACCCGCGCGGTCCTGCGCGCCCTCGGCCTCGCCGTCGAGATGGCGCGCGGACGCGTCCTCACCGGCGACGAGCACTACGCCGCCGAAATCCACCACGGCGGCCGGCAGCACCGCGCGGCTTCCCGCTGGGCGCTCACAAGCCCCGTATGGGCGGTCACCGGAGCCGCAGCCGAGCGTCGCCGCAAGGCCAGCGGCTCCCCCGCCAAGGGCAAAAGTCGAGGCAGAAACTCTGTCCACCTATCCCGTTCTTCTTACGTACGTAAGAAGAACTCACCTAAGAAGGTAACTCACCGACGCGCGCGTGCGCGCGAGGCAACGCGCCATGCGCCCAACCCCATTCCCCGCCGACCGAGACCCCTGCACCTGCAACGGGCCGCCGCCGAGCTGCTGCGCATCGCTGTAACGCTCGATGACGGCCGACATCCCGGCAGTGTGTGCGACGCCATCGAGTCCGCCGGCATCGACACAACACGCTGGCGCGGCCGCGACATCGCCCGCGCCCTCGACCACGACACCCGCGAACGCGGCTGGGTGTGGCCCCACCGCTCACAAATCACCGACCCCGGCAGGCTGCTGCGCTGGCGCCTCGCGCGCATCGACTTCACCGGCCCCTCCCCCGCCGACCGCGCCGCCGCAGCACACGCCGACCGCGTGCAGCGTGCCGCGGCACGCGCCGCCGATCGAGGCCCCGGCAGCACCCCCGCCGGCCGGGCCGCCGCGCTTACGCTGTTCCGCCGTTCGCAGAAGGCCAAGCAGGAAGAACGCCGAAACCAGAACCGGTGTCTAGGATGAGCACTAACGCTTCCACCTATACCCGCTTAGGAACCCACCGTGAGCACCTTCGGCGACCGCCTGAACCATCTCGTCGAGACCGTCCACCCGGCCTCACGCGGGCCGCTGTCAAACGCCGAGATTGCCCAGGAGCTCACCCGGCGAGGACACAAAGTCACCGCCTCCTACATCGCCCAGATTCGCCGCGGGACTCGTGGGACCACTGGCGTCGCAGGGCAACTCGTCCTGCACCTTGCCAGCATGTTCGGAGTTGAACCGGACTACTTCTACGACGACGACTTCGCCGCGGACACCGATCAGCAGCTCAAACTGATCGCGGCAGTGCGTGACTCGGGAGTCGAGCGCATCGCGACGCGCTCGATGGGCCTCTCCGCAGACGGTCTCGACGCCGTCGAAGGCTTCATCGAGCACCTGCGCAAGGTCGAGGGTATGCGCGCCTCACGCGAGAAGAAGCGCAAGCCAGGAGACGCCGGCACCAAGAGCAAAACCCGCTAGGGCCTGATTGAGAGTGTGATCGCGCAAGACCAGCCGTGACCAGCCGATCAATACAGCCAGTGGAACTGCGAGCAGCGCCCACGGACTGATGAAGCCGACGCCGAGGACGATCCAGGCCCCTGCGACCGCGGTATGCACGCTGATCTTCCACCGGGCAATGACCGTGATCGCGCCGATGAGCCCGATCGTCGCTACTCCGGCGACCGTCATTGCGACGATCCACGTCGGCGCCGCCGCGACCAGCTCGATCACCAAGGCGGCCACGGCGAGAGCGATGATGCCGCCGAGGACCGCTGTGCGCTCGTCGCGGTTCGTCACGTGCACATCACCGACACTGCGGCGCGCCATCATCGCGACGATCATCAGGATCGGCAGAATCCCCGCCATCACGGAAACGAACAGCGACCACCACAGATCACCGCGAACGGCCCCGAAAACTACCGGCACCACGGCATTGAGAACCCACGGTGCACCGATGTTGGTGACTATCCGCGCCCACCCGGAAGTTTCTGCGGTCGAGACTGTGCCCTGCGCATCGCCCATTGTCGAAGATCCTCCCCGTCATCGTGTAGAAGCTGTTCCGTGACGCCGGCCGCGTCGGCGAGCTCAGTGACCATCGCGTCCACGTCGTGTGCAGTGTGCAGCGTGCGTGGTGGAGGCGTGCCGACCTCGTCGCGGTACAGACGGCGCACCGCTTGGTACTGGTGCAGCGCCACCGCGGTCCGTGCGACGGGTGCGTAGACGCACCCGACCGCGACGAGGAACAACCCCAGCGCGGCGATGGGCACGATTGCGTCGAGAACGGTCGCGGCGATGCCCAGGGCTCCCGCCCATACACAGAACAGGGCCACCAGCCGCACACTGACGTAGGCCAGGCAGAGAGCGGCGCCGGCGCACATCACCGCCATGCCCTGCCGGTGCGGATCGGACAGACCAGCAGAACGTGCCGTGAGCCGCACCATCGCTACCCCGACGAACACTGCGAATACGTCGACGACCACCTCGGCGGCGACGATCCACGGATTGTGCGCCTCCGTCAGCAGTTCGCGGCCGGAGCCCGCATCGCGGCCTGCGATGAAGAAGAAAGTGGCCTCCGTGGCCACGGCCAGCACCGTCAGGTGCACGGCGGTACCCGCCGGCCTGCCGTGGGTCGTCCGTACCAGGGCCAATGCGGCTCCGATCGCCACAATGAGTGCGGAGC
The Tomitella fengzijianii genome window above contains:
- a CDS encoding cutinase family protein — protein: MKRVAVRAAAAAVASAAVAATLPATTATAAVASGGCDGFMAVLVPGTGETSEHADPAVPAGLLGQVGTALEDAYGASIAVVYPPYPAAAFNGMLYSQSVDQGIADVTNLMRRCPDAQYVLAGYSQGAQIANDVAVAIGHGDGPVAAAQIEAVGLLANPRRGTDGAKIIGPPLAGQGIAGPNPRGFGALSGHVFDICHPDDKYCNIAAAKNSFLSSLGRVLGNDPAPDTGPAAGGKAGDTSARTSPAQPARVMSQTGGGTGMAAELGADYGGAHLAAAVRAAERLPARVEQLGENPQAPVGWSRRSAVASQAAMIADTLTPVGQTQAWLSTNPAAQDKIAAADGGTPLSAAGDLLAGLADVDVASLAATAGQIADVLGSTPGAGGGVSAAADTLAEGLSGIAGMDTSMLTAAGTALRTVQPVTLLDQALQMVADVTSVDYLGVAGDFGLLGGQLLAGDIPAAHATAGRINNNLSPLVEAASKLPLEQVAQVLALIPDPVSQAVALVCRLLDNVDVIGLAKAVGQLQEVAWQVVETGNPLALGQLLPIGLNIAHIALGVFTGGQETPASALHSGPTALTAQMGQQAAASDLVGLGQSVAAAATSDGAADLAQLVDAGFTAATFYGSQVHQKYTTWSPRGDGTPATAVMAGKFRDAIGG
- a CDS encoding helix-turn-helix transcriptional regulator, producing MPRSVVRGFSGARLRQRRTERGFTIDDLGDLAGVSPPVVSGWETGRYSPTPHLLDRVATALHITIQDLVVLPPEKAMLSDLRTQAGLTQADVAKALGISPSTLGRIEKGRKDIDDELPAALAEVYETTTDLVIRAWELTVATRAAHLRTL
- a CDS encoding ribbon-helix-helix domain-containing protein — translated: MAMPSKGQRSYIPVRLPVQLLEAVERARANEGVSSRSQYVADVLAEHLGAHELVEERGKQPQTLIA
- a CDS encoding Rep protein encodes the protein MLPVAESAYTTVNAWTGRHDWLNQCRWAIRTPDGERLRKYHKVALPTFLVAIVAIAAFADSRTGRDVAAAGRTIARHAGVGSAKTIQRTRAVLRALGLAVEMARGRVLTGDEHYAAEIHHGGRQHRAASRWALTSPVWAVTGAAAERRRKASGSPAKGKSRGRNSVHLSRSSYVRKKNSPKKVTHRRARAREATRHAPNPIPRRPRPLHLQRAAAELLRIAVTLDDGRHPGSVCDAIESAGIDTTRWRGRDIARALDHDTRERGWVWPHRSQITDPGRLLRWRLARIDFTGPSPADRAAAAHADRVQRAAARAADRGPGSTPAGRAAALTLFRRSQKAKQEERRNQNRCLG
- a CDS encoding transcriptional regulator, encoding MSTFGDRLNHLVETVHPASRGPLSNAEIAQELTRRGHKVTASYIAQIRRGTRGTTGVAGQLVLHLASMFGVEPDYFYDDDFAADTDQQLKLIAAVRDSGVERIATRSMGLSADGLDAVEGFIEHLRKVEGMRASREKKRKPGDAGTKSKTR
- a CDS encoding phosphatase PAP2 family protein, with the translated sequence MGDAQGTVSTAETSGWARIVTNIGAPWVLNAVVPVVFGAVRGDLWWSLFVSVMAGILPILMIVAMMARRSVGDVHVTNRDERTAVLGGIIALAVAALVIELVAAAPTWIVAMTVAGVATIGLIGAITVIARWKISVHTAVAGAWIVLGVGFISPWALLAVPLAVLIGWSRLVLRDHTLNQALAGFALGAGVSWLALLLA